In Polynucleobacter ibericus, a genomic segment contains:
- the cphA gene encoding cyanophycin synthetase, which produces MPQLLDKSIEILSVKHLRGPNMWTYHPVIEVWLDIGDLEDYPSNLIPGFYDRLVKALPSLVEHRCSYGETGGFLKRVEEGTWPAHILEHLTLELQNLAGIPGGFGKARDGDRRGVYKVMVSAINEEVTLTALKYARDLYLALAQDNKDCVAEAQTIIENLRELGDDLLLGPSTACIVNAAEERGIPSIRLSEGNLVQLGYGAKQRRIWTAETDQTSAIAETISRDKDLTKSLLRSAGVPTPEGRTVTSPDDAWEAAQDIGLPVVVKPIDGNHGRGVFINLYTQQEIEAAYAVAIDEGSEVLVERHIVGDEHRLLVVGNKVVAAAKGETVWVTGDGKHSVYELIQIQINSDPRRGSAEEHPLNPVRIDSAVELELARQKLTGESVPAADHKVLIQSNGNVAFDVTDLIHPDVASQVALAARVVGLEIAGVDLVAQDISKPLAEQNAAIVEVNAGPGLLMHLKPASGKPQPVGKEIANHLFPPGADFRIPVVGICGEQGKTPVAEMIAHFLRLTNVYVGLSCSKGLFFGNRAIPNSNTSNWENARRTLLNRAVEAVVIENNHLSMLIEGLAYDRCQVGVVLNVDPQANFPQYAIYDEDQVFSIVRTQVDVVLPTGVAVLNADDAMCVQMAELCDGEVIFFSENPDSEIIKNHLLNGGRVVAIGKQQITLKSGKLDQKSIPVPRHSEANSTSPWKTKNLGAAIAAAWALDIPFNVIEAGAETFVPDATTATGA; this is translated from the coding sequence ATGCCCCAATTACTAGATAAATCCATTGAGATTCTGAGCGTTAAACATCTCCGTGGCCCCAATATGTGGACCTACCATCCTGTTATAGAGGTATGGCTCGATATTGGCGATTTAGAGGACTACCCCTCTAACCTGATTCCCGGCTTTTATGACCGCCTAGTGAAAGCGCTTCCGAGCCTCGTTGAACATCGCTGTAGCTATGGCGAAACTGGCGGATTTTTAAAGCGCGTTGAAGAAGGTACTTGGCCAGCCCATATATTGGAACATCTGACCTTAGAATTACAAAACTTAGCTGGCATTCCTGGTGGCTTTGGTAAAGCCCGTGATGGCGATAGGCGTGGCGTATACAAAGTCATGGTGAGTGCCATCAACGAAGAGGTGACCCTCACTGCACTCAAATATGCTCGCGATCTCTATCTGGCCTTAGCGCAAGACAACAAAGATTGTGTAGCTGAAGCGCAGACCATTATTGAAAATCTCCGCGAACTCGGTGACGACCTCTTGCTCGGTCCAAGTACCGCATGCATTGTGAATGCAGCTGAAGAGCGTGGCATTCCATCGATTCGTTTGTCTGAAGGCAACTTAGTTCAATTGGGTTATGGCGCTAAGCAACGCCGTATCTGGACTGCAGAGACTGATCAAACCAGCGCAATTGCTGAAACTATTTCTCGTGATAAAGATTTAACTAAGAGCTTACTGCGTAGCGCTGGTGTACCCACACCCGAAGGTAGAACTGTAACCAGCCCTGATGACGCCTGGGAAGCTGCACAAGATATTGGCCTGCCAGTAGTAGTGAAGCCAATTGACGGCAATCACGGTCGCGGTGTTTTTATTAATCTGTATACCCAACAAGAAATTGAAGCTGCTTACGCAGTGGCAATTGATGAAGGTAGCGAAGTATTGGTTGAGCGCCACATTGTTGGCGATGAGCATCGTTTACTGGTGGTTGGCAATAAAGTCGTTGCTGCCGCAAAAGGTGAAACTGTTTGGGTTACCGGCGATGGCAAACACTCTGTTTATGAACTGATTCAGATTCAAATTAATTCCGATCCTCGTCGTGGCTCCGCAGAAGAGCATCCTCTAAATCCAGTAAGGATTGATTCAGCAGTTGAGCTAGAGTTAGCGCGTCAAAAACTCACCGGCGAAAGCGTACCTGCAGCAGATCACAAAGTACTCATTCAAAGTAACGGCAACGTTGCGTTTGACGTTACCGATTTAATTCATCCTGATGTAGCCAGTCAAGTGGCTTTAGCAGCCCGCGTTGTTGGTCTAGAAATTGCAGGCGTTGATTTAGTAGCGCAAGATATTAGTAAGCCACTGGCCGAACAAAATGCCGCCATTGTTGAAGTCAATGCTGGACCAGGTTTATTGATGCACTTAAAGCCTGCTAGTGGCAAACCACAGCCAGTTGGCAAAGAAATTGCCAATCATCTCTTCCCTCCAGGTGCAGACTTCCGCATCCCGGTGGTTGGTATTTGTGGCGAACAGGGCAAAACCCCAGTCGCTGAAATGATTGCCCACTTTTTGCGTTTAACCAATGTGTATGTTGGTCTCTCTTGTAGTAAAGGCTTGTTTTTTGGTAACCGCGCTATTCCAAACTCGAATACATCTAATTGGGAAAATGCGCGTCGCACCCTTCTCAATCGTGCTGTAGAAGCCGTCGTAATTGAGAACAATCACTTATCCATGCTGATTGAAGGCTTAGCCTACGATCGCTGCCAGGTTGGCGTTGTGCTCAATGTCGATCCTCAGGCTAACTTCCCGCAGTATGCAATCTACGATGAAGATCAAGTATTCAGTATTGTTCGCACACAAGTAGATGTCGTACTGCCAACTGGCGTAGCTGTTCTAAATGCCGATGATGCAATGTGCGTTCAAATGGCAGAGCTTTGCGATGGCGAAGTAATTTTCTTTAGCGAGAATCCTGACTCTGAGATTATCAAAAATCATTTGCTAAATGGTGGTCGTGTAGTTGCCATCGGTAAACAACAAATTACTCTGAAGTCTGGCAAGTTGGATCAGAAATCAATTCCTGTTCCACGCCATTCAGAAGCTAACAGCACTTCTCCCTGGAAAACTAAGAATTTAGGAGCGGCAATTGCTGCAGCCTGGGCCTTAGACATCCCGTTTAATGTTATTGAAGCAGGCGCAGAAACATTCGTGCCTGATGCCACAACCGCTACAGGGGCTTAA
- the cphA gene encoding cyanophycin synthetase: MEITRIRMLRGPNLWSRHTALEAIVSCDESERSIDSIPQFETKIRERFPQLGSMRRGGHNEILSLAHALEHAALGLQAQAGCPVTFSRTVQTIDIGVYQVVVEYTEEVVGRMAFDFAFALIQATLNDAPFDLAAALSELEALYEDVRLGPSTGSIVDAAVQRNIPYRRMTEGSMVQFGWGSKQKRIQAAETSNTSAIAEAIAQDKELTKNLLAAAGVSVPIGEVVTTADDAWRAAQKIGGPIVLKPKDGNQGKGVVANIQTEEEVRAGFIVTQAFGRETIVERYLPGADYRLLVVGNRLSAAARREPAQVVGDGTHTVAQLVEKENQNPLRGDGHATALTKIRFDDIALAHLAGNGLTPQYVPKTGERVLLRNNANLSTGGTATDVTDDVHPDVAASAVAAAQMIGLDIAGVDILCESIYKPLELQGGGIVEVNAAPGLRMHLKPSYGKGRPVGEDIVNMMFPHGEDGRIPVVAVTGTNGKTTTVRLIAHLLNETGLRVGMTGTDGVYINHRLIDTGDCSGPKSARNVLMHPDVDAAVLETARGGLLREGLGFDRCEVAVVTNIGEGDHLGLNYITSVEDLVVLKRVIVQNVAPTGAAVLNAADPMVAMMGDKCSGRVIFFAQNQHHPVITAHRAKNKKVIFFDGAYIIASKGSRVMYRFPVSEIPLTQNGVLGFQIENAMAAIGAAWALGLDAEKIARGLHSFESDPNSVPGRFNQFQHNGATVIADYGHNPDAMRALTSAVEAMKPKKSHVVISGAGDRRDEDIRDLTRILGNAFDNVILYQDACQRGREDGEVLRLLQEGLVGATKAKEVKEIHGEFKAIDTALSELSPGDICLILIDQVEESLAYLKEKVKP; encoded by the coding sequence TTGGAAATCACCCGTATCCGTATGTTGCGCGGCCCAAATTTATGGAGCCGCCACACTGCTTTAGAAGCAATTGTTTCTTGTGATGAATCAGAACGCTCTATTGACTCAATCCCGCAATTTGAAACCAAGATTCGTGAGCGCTTTCCGCAACTCGGCAGTATGCGTCGCGGTGGTCATAATGAAATACTGTCACTTGCTCATGCCCTTGAGCATGCAGCACTTGGCCTCCAAGCTCAAGCAGGTTGTCCAGTCACTTTTAGTCGTACCGTACAAACTATAGACATTGGTGTCTATCAGGTTGTTGTGGAGTACACCGAAGAAGTTGTAGGTCGCATGGCCTTTGACTTTGCCTTTGCTTTAATTCAGGCAACTCTCAATGACGCTCCTTTTGATCTCGCGGCCGCCCTCTCTGAACTAGAAGCACTTTATGAAGACGTCCGCCTCGGCCCCAGTACTGGCTCGATTGTTGATGCCGCTGTTCAGCGCAATATCCCCTATCGCCGTATGACTGAAGGCAGCATGGTGCAGTTTGGCTGGGGTAGTAAACAGAAGCGTATTCAGGCCGCTGAGACCAGTAATACCAGTGCAATTGCTGAAGCGATTGCTCAAGATAAAGAACTCACCAAGAACTTACTCGCTGCCGCTGGTGTATCCGTTCCCATTGGTGAAGTGGTAACTACTGCTGATGATGCTTGGCGTGCCGCACAAAAAATTGGTGGGCCGATTGTGCTCAAACCCAAAGATGGCAATCAGGGTAAAGGCGTTGTAGCGAATATTCAAACTGAAGAAGAGGTACGTGCGGGCTTTATTGTTACGCAAGCCTTTGGACGTGAAACTATTGTGGAGCGCTACCTGCCAGGCGCTGACTACCGCTTACTCGTTGTGGGTAACCGCCTTTCCGCAGCTGCACGCCGTGAGCCTGCACAAGTAGTTGGTGATGGTACGCATACCGTTGCTCAATTAGTTGAAAAAGAAAATCAGAATCCATTACGGGGTGATGGCCATGCGACAGCTCTCACCAAAATTCGCTTTGACGATATTGCACTAGCGCATCTCGCTGGCAATGGACTTACGCCGCAATACGTCCCGAAGACTGGTGAACGCGTGCTCTTACGCAACAATGCCAACCTGAGTACTGGTGGAACAGCTACTGATGTGACTGACGATGTTCATCCAGATGTAGCGGCGAGCGCTGTGGCTGCTGCTCAAATGATTGGCCTAGATATTGCTGGAGTAGATATCCTCTGTGAATCGATCTACAAACCATTGGAGCTACAAGGCGGTGGCATTGTTGAAGTCAATGCAGCCCCTGGTTTGCGTATGCATTTAAAGCCCTCTTATGGCAAAGGTCGTCCTGTTGGTGAAGATATCGTCAATATGATGTTCCCACATGGTGAGGATGGCAGAATTCCGGTGGTTGCAGTTACAGGTACTAATGGCAAAACGACAACCGTGCGCCTGATTGCTCACCTCTTAAATGAAACTGGTCTTCGCGTTGGTATGACTGGTACTGACGGTGTTTATATCAACCATCGTTTAATCGATACCGGTGATTGCAGTGGTCCTAAGAGTGCTCGCAACGTACTAATGCATCCCGATGTAGATGCAGCCGTTCTGGAAACAGCTCGCGGTGGACTGTTGCGTGAAGGCTTGGGTTTTGATCGCTGCGAAGTGGCAGTTGTTACCAATATTGGTGAAGGCGACCATCTTGGACTGAACTACATTACCAGCGTTGAGGATTTAGTAGTTCTCAAACGTGTGATTGTGCAAAACGTTGCACCCACAGGTGCTGCCGTCCTCAATGCTGCAGACCCCATGGTTGCCATGATGGGCGACAAGTGCTCTGGTCGAGTAATTTTCTTTGCACAAAATCAACATCACCCTGTAATCACGGCACACCGCGCTAAAAACAAGAAAGTGATTTTCTTTGACGGCGCTTACATTATTGCCTCTAAAGGGTCACGTGTCATGTACCGCTTCCCTGTAAGTGAAATTCCGCTTACTCAAAATGGCGTGCTCGGCTTTCAAATTGAAAATGCTATGGCTGCCATTGGTGCAGCTTGGGCGCTTGGCCTGGATGCAGAAAAAATTGCACGTGGTCTTCACAGCTTTGAAAGCGATCCCAATTCAGTTCCAGGTCGCTTTAATCAATTTCAACATAATGGCGCCACAGTAATTGCCGACTACGGCCATAACCCCGATGCGATGCGTGCTCTCACAAGCGCTGTTGAGGCAATGAAGCCTAAGAAGAGCCATGTGGTGATTAGTGGTGCAGGTGATCGTCGCGATGAAGATATCCGCGATCTCACTCGTATCTTAGGCAATGCTTTTGACAACGTGATTCTCTATCAAGATGCATGCCAGCGTGGCCGTGAGGATGGTGAAGTATTACGATTGCTGCAAGAAGGCCTCGTTGGCGCAACCAAGGCAAAAGAAGTGAAAGAAATTCATGGCGAGTTCAAAGCGATTGATACTGCCTTGAGTGAGCTCTCCCCTGGCGATATTTGCTTAATCCTGATTGACCAAGTAGAGGAGTCACTAGCCTACCTCAAGGAAAAGGTAAAGCCGTAA
- a CDS encoding class 1 fructose-bisphosphatase: MPLSSSTHIHFKQYLTSAKPSGTPIPAGLQELLIAVVNTCSTLSHEVAQGALIGLLGSAGTGNVQGEVQQKLDIIANDLLIEGVQGCKSLAGLASEEMELPVPVQGTGDYLLLFDPLDGSSNIDVNVSIGTIFSILQKQDSNAPLQTSDFLLSGRHQVAAGYVVYGPQTTMALTLGDGVVMFTLNKVTGEFLLIKDSVKISHATKEFAINMSNMRHWADPVRRYVEECLAGVSGTRDKDFNMRWIASMVADVHRVLSRGGVFMYPWDQREPHKPGKLRLMYEANPMSFLVEQAGGASTNGTDLIMDLQPTDLHERVSVMLGSKEEIDRIQSYHA; encoded by the coding sequence ATGCCTTTGTCCTCGAGTACCCATATTCATTTCAAGCAATATTTGACCTCCGCAAAACCATCAGGCACTCCTATTCCTGCTGGATTGCAAGAGTTGCTGATTGCGGTAGTCAATACCTGCTCTACTCTGAGTCATGAAGTAGCGCAGGGCGCCTTGATTGGCTTGTTGGGCTCTGCTGGTACTGGGAACGTACAGGGCGAAGTTCAGCAAAAGCTTGACATCATTGCCAATGATTTACTAATTGAGGGTGTTCAGGGTTGCAAGTCACTTGCTGGTTTAGCTTCTGAAGAAATGGAGTTACCAGTTCCAGTTCAGGGTACGGGTGATTACCTCCTTCTATTTGATCCACTCGATGGCTCCTCTAATATTGATGTGAACGTTTCAATTGGAACAATTTTTTCTATCCTGCAAAAGCAGGATTCAAATGCTCCCTTGCAGACCTCAGACTTCTTGTTATCAGGACGCCATCAAGTTGCAGCAGGTTATGTGGTCTATGGGCCTCAAACCACCATGGCTTTGACTTTGGGAGATGGTGTGGTGATGTTTACTCTCAATAAAGTGACTGGCGAGTTCTTGTTGATCAAAGATTCAGTCAAGATATCGCATGCGACTAAGGAGTTTGCGATCAATATGTCTAATATGCGTCACTGGGCTGATCCAGTGCGCCGCTACGTTGAAGAGTGTTTGGCTGGTGTGAGTGGAACGCGCGATAAGGATTTCAATATGCGCTGGATTGCATCTATGGTCGCTGATGTGCACCGCGTTTTATCCCGCGGTGGAGTCTTTATGTATCCATGGGATCAACGTGAGCCCCACAAGCCAGGAAAGTTGCGTTTGATGTATGAGGCTAACCCAATGAGCTTCTTGGTAGAGCAGGCAGGTGGTGCTTCAACTAACGGCACAGATTTAATAATGGATTTACAGCCAACCGATTTGCATGAGCGCGTTTCAGTGATGCTGGGCTCCAAAGAAGAGATTGATCGTATTCAGAGTTATCACGCATAA
- a CDS encoding type II toxin-antitoxin system VapB family antitoxin produces the protein MRTTVTIDDDLYQRGLDLADPEMDKADLFREAINVFIRVQVAKRLAALGGKAPQMKTIPRRKMKDGQ, from the coding sequence ATGAGAACCACTGTCACCATTGACGACGACCTTTACCAGAGGGGATTGGATCTCGCTGATCCCGAAATGGATAAAGCAGACCTCTTCAGGGAGGCAATTAATGTCTTCATAAGAGTGCAAGTAGCAAAGAGATTGGCAGCGCTGGGCGGAAAAGCCCCGCAGATGAAAACTATTCCTCGCCGCAAAATGAAGGATGGTCAGTGA
- a CDS encoding type II toxin-antitoxin system VapC family toxin — MTMVLVDTSVWVAHFRKSNESFESLLINDQILCHPLVLIELACGSPPAPRANTLSYIKKLQQATVATPTEILDFIEKHQLQESGCGAIDVSLLASTLLSENAQLWTFDKSLEKLAVRLGVSYSNKLH, encoded by the coding sequence ATGACCATGGTTTTAGTTGATACATCTGTTTGGGTGGCCCACTTTAGAAAATCAAATGAATCGTTTGAATCCCTTTTGATAAACGACCAAATTCTTTGCCATCCCTTGGTTTTAATTGAATTGGCATGTGGTTCACCACCTGCCCCACGCGCTAATACCTTAAGTTATATTAAAAAATTGCAACAAGCAACTGTGGCTACCCCAACTGAAATATTAGACTTTATTGAAAAGCATCAGCTTCAAGAATCTGGATGTGGCGCAATCGACGTTTCGCTTCTTGCATCAACCCTGCTTTCAGAAAACGCTCAGCTCTGGACTTTCGATAAAAGCCTGGAAAAGCTTGCGGTTCGCTTGGGTGTTTCGTACAGCAATAAGCTCCATTAG
- the pepN gene encoding aminopeptidase N: protein MKTDLPQSFRRLEYLPPVYTFDQVELDIALDPARTIIKSRIEVLPGKSFVPGASLVLVGHELEFVSLRINGQAHREFELTPETLTIHSLPKEGKEKFVVEIISVCVPEKNTTLMGLYVSNGNFFTQCEAEGFRKITYFLDRPDVMARYRVTLRAREAECPVLLSNGNLLNTEKLPNGWHSATWEDPFPKPSYLFALVAGKLECIEETITTSSGAKKLLQIWVEPHDLKKTRHAMDSLIASIHWDEKRFGLELDLERFMIVAVSDFNMGAMENKGLNIFNTKFVLAQPETATDADFANIESVVAHEYFHNWTGNRVTCQDWFQLSLKEGLTVFRDQEFSADQMGSESGRAVKRIEDVRLLRQLQFPEDAGPMAHPIRPDEYQEINNFYTVTVYEKGSEVVRMYQTLLGKDGFRKGMDLYFQRHDGQAVTCDDFLAAMADANGKDLTQFKNWYSQAGTPRVKVQESYDAAKKQYQLTLTQSCAPSPGQPEKKPFHIPLKMRLLTKANDQKEQLLELTQESQTWTFDNIEERPVLSINRNFSAPINLDFEQSEADLLTLFSSDDDAFNRWEAGQKLAMQMILNNRLPDAQLIEAYRNILLDPNLDPAFKDLALTLPAESYLYEQCKSVDPQQIFSARRAFRGEIAKQLQLEWAALYQQMQTPGPFKSDGADAGKRALKNLSLSMLLEAAPAIWAPMAANQYQIADNMTDRYAALSALVVHGAKQAKECLIDFYNRFANDALVIDKWFGLQSSRPPVDGLESTLAEVKKLREHPAFKLNNPNRVRSVIHAFCANNPASFHQADGSGYEFWADSVLALDPINPQVAARLARALDRWRLFAQPYQDLMKAALERVSACQTLSPDVREVIGKALGN from the coding sequence ATGAAAACTGATCTCCCGCAGAGCTTTCGTCGGCTCGAATACCTCCCGCCTGTCTATACCTTCGATCAAGTCGAGCTCGACATTGCTTTAGATCCGGCGCGAACGATTATCAAGAGTCGTATTGAAGTGTTGCCAGGGAAAAGCTTTGTGCCAGGAGCCTCCTTAGTCTTGGTGGGGCATGAACTAGAGTTTGTGAGTTTGCGCATCAACGGCCAGGCGCATCGTGAATTTGAATTAACTCCAGAAACGCTCACGATTCATTCTTTACCAAAAGAGGGTAAAGAAAAATTTGTTGTTGAAATTATCTCTGTCTGTGTACCTGAAAAAAATACGACCTTGATGGGTCTGTATGTTTCCAATGGAAACTTCTTTACCCAATGCGAGGCAGAAGGCTTTAGAAAGATTACTTATTTCTTGGATCGCCCAGATGTCATGGCGCGCTATCGGGTGACATTACGAGCTCGTGAGGCAGAGTGCCCGGTATTACTATCTAACGGCAATCTCTTAAATACTGAAAAACTCCCCAATGGCTGGCACAGCGCGACTTGGGAAGATCCTTTTCCAAAGCCTTCCTATTTATTTGCTCTGGTGGCGGGCAAATTGGAATGTATTGAAGAGACTATTACCACTAGTAGCGGAGCCAAGAAGCTTTTGCAGATCTGGGTTGAGCCGCATGATCTGAAAAAGACTCGCCATGCCATGGACTCTCTGATTGCCTCGATTCACTGGGATGAAAAGCGCTTTGGACTTGAATTGGATTTAGAGCGTTTCATGATTGTGGCGGTAAGTGATTTCAATATGGGCGCGATGGAGAATAAGGGATTGAATATTTTCAATACCAAGTTTGTTCTTGCGCAACCGGAGACTGCTACAGATGCAGACTTTGCCAATATTGAAAGTGTTGTAGCGCATGAGTATTTCCACAACTGGACTGGTAACCGCGTTACCTGTCAGGATTGGTTTCAGTTATCACTTAAAGAGGGCTTAACTGTATTTAGAGACCAAGAATTCTCGGCTGATCAAATGGGCAGTGAATCTGGTAGAGCAGTGAAGCGTATCGAGGATGTCAGGTTATTGCGTCAGCTTCAGTTTCCAGAAGATGCAGGTCCGATGGCACATCCGATTCGCCCAGATGAATATCAAGAAATTAATAATTTTTATACCGTTACCGTGTATGAGAAGGGTTCTGAAGTAGTCAGAATGTATCAAACCCTTCTGGGTAAAGATGGTTTCCGTAAGGGCATGGATCTGTATTTCCAGCGCCATGATGGCCAAGCAGTTACTTGCGATGACTTCTTGGCGGCGATGGCAGATGCCAATGGCAAAGATCTAACCCAGTTTAAAAATTGGTATAGCCAAGCAGGTACCCCCCGGGTGAAGGTGCAAGAAAGTTACGATGCTGCCAAAAAACAATATCAACTCACACTTACCCAGAGCTGCGCACCAAGTCCTGGTCAGCCAGAGAAGAAGCCTTTTCATATTCCGCTGAAAATGCGCTTGCTAACTAAAGCAAATGATCAGAAAGAACAGTTATTGGAGTTGACGCAAGAAAGTCAAACTTGGACCTTTGACAATATTGAAGAGCGTCCCGTACTTTCGATTAATCGCAACTTCTCTGCGCCGATTAATTTAGATTTTGAGCAGTCTGAAGCAGATCTTCTGACTTTGTTCTCCAGCGATGACGATGCCTTTAATCGTTGGGAGGCCGGACAGAAGTTGGCAATGCAAATGATTTTGAACAATCGCTTGCCGGACGCTCAATTGATTGAGGCCTATCGCAATATCTTGCTTGATCCCAACCTAGACCCTGCATTTAAAGATCTCGCTTTAACGCTACCCGCAGAGTCTTATTTATATGAGCAATGCAAGAGTGTTGATCCGCAGCAAATTTTCTCGGCAAGACGTGCTTTCCGCGGGGAGATCGCTAAGCAGCTCCAGCTGGAGTGGGCTGCCTTGTATCAGCAAATGCAAACTCCCGGCCCATTTAAGTCTGATGGGGCCGATGCAGGTAAGCGGGCTCTCAAGAACTTATCCTTAAGCATGTTGCTTGAGGCTGCTCCAGCAATATGGGCTCCAATGGCTGCCAATCAATACCAAATTGCTGACAATATGACGGATCGCTATGCAGCTTTATCCGCATTGGTGGTTCATGGTGCAAAGCAGGCTAAAGAGTGCTTGATTGATTTCTACAATCGCTTTGCAAATGACGCCTTGGTCATTGATAAGTGGTTTGGTTTGCAATCAAGTCGGCCTCCAGTAGACGGTTTGGAATCTACGCTAGCTGAGGTTAAGAAATTGCGTGAACACCCAGCGTTCAAATTAAATAATCCAAATCGAGTGCGCAGCGTGATCCATGCATTCTGTGCCAATAATCCAGCAAGCTTTCATCAGGCGGATGGTAGCGGTTATGAGTTTTGGGCAGACAGTGTCCTAGCTCTCGATCCCATCAACCCTCAGGTAGCAGCTCGTCTTGCCAGAGCCTTGGATCGCTGGCGTTTGTTTGCCCAGCCCTACCAAGATCTCATGAAAGCGGCTCTGGAGCGGGTTTCTGCTTGCCAGACACTCTCTCCAGATGTGAGGGAGGTCATAGGAAAAGCGCTGGGTAACTAA
- a CDS encoding TMEM165/GDT1 family protein, giving the protein MDFSALTLSTGVVALAEMGDKTQLLSLMLAARYPKQALAIIAGIFIATIANHACAAFLGHWLTTLVSPDVMRWILGLSFLGIGLWLLVPDHIDDAAGSKVADKALQVFMLTVGLFFLAEMGDKTQIATIALGARYDDVVSVTIGTTLGMMLANAPAVWIGQKFTKRMPIKWVHAVAAVTFIAIGLATLIWA; this is encoded by the coding sequence ATGGATTTTTCAGCATTAACCCTTTCTACTGGGGTAGTTGCCTTAGCGGAGATGGGGGATAAAACCCAACTTCTTTCACTGATGCTTGCAGCTCGCTACCCTAAGCAAGCCTTAGCAATCATTGCAGGCATTTTCATTGCCACGATTGCAAATCATGCCTGTGCCGCCTTCTTGGGGCACTGGTTAACCACCTTGGTTTCACCAGATGTAATGCGCTGGATCTTAGGCTTGAGTTTCCTGGGAATTGGTTTGTGGTTGCTCGTACCAGATCATATTGATGATGCCGCAGGATCTAAGGTGGCTGATAAGGCACTTCAAGTCTTTATGCTGACAGTGGGCTTATTCTTTTTGGCTGAGATGGGTGATAAGACGCAAATTGCGACGATTGCCTTGGGAGCTCGCTACGATGACGTGGTTTCAGTAACCATTGGAACCACACTGGGGATGATGTTGGCCAATGCCCCAGCGGTCTGGATTGGTCAGAAGTTCACTAAACGTATGCCGATTAAATGGGTGCACGCAGTAGCTGCTGTGACCTTTATTGCTATTGGCTTAGCTACCCTAATTTGGGCGTAA
- the ald gene encoding alanine dehydrogenase: MIIGVPQEVKNNEFRVGLTPGNVSGLCKQGHSVLIQRGAGEQIGLSDEAYRLAGASLINSAAEVFHKAEMIVKVKEPQAQECAMLREDQILFTYLHLAPDPKQTKALLQSGATCIAYETVTAMNGALPLLAPMSEVAGRMSIQAAASHLEKTNGGLGVLMAGVPGVSPAKIVILGGGVVGRNALQIAVGMGADVCIFDRDIERLRQIDMFYGNRVRTFYSDSLLIEQEVCEADVVIGAVLLPGGSAPKLVTHDMIRKMKPGSVVVDVAIDQGGCFETSKPTTHADPTFLVDGVLHYCVANMPGAVARTSTFALTNATYPFVEALANRGVMKALSIDHHLRNGLSVHKGVLTSKPVAMAQGLDFALAEELLVA, from the coding sequence ATGATTATTGGCGTACCTCAAGAAGTAAAAAATAATGAGTTCCGAGTTGGTTTAACACCGGGCAATGTCAGCGGACTGTGTAAGCAAGGACATTCTGTATTGATACAACGCGGCGCAGGCGAGCAGATTGGCTTAAGTGATGAGGCTTATCGACTCGCTGGTGCTAGCTTGATTAATAGTGCTGCAGAAGTTTTTCATAAAGCAGAGATGATTGTCAAAGTAAAAGAGCCTCAAGCACAGGAGTGCGCCATGTTGCGCGAAGATCAAATTCTATTTACGTATTTACATCTGGCGCCAGATCCTAAGCAGACTAAGGCCTTATTGCAATCGGGCGCAACCTGTATCGCTTATGAAACTGTTACCGCCATGAATGGCGCTCTACCTCTATTGGCCCCAATGAGTGAGGTAGCGGGTCGCATGTCTATTCAGGCTGCCGCATCGCATTTAGAAAAGACGAATGGTGGTCTTGGGGTTTTGATGGCTGGTGTACCTGGTGTTTCTCCTGCCAAGATTGTTATTTTGGGCGGTGGAGTTGTGGGGCGAAATGCTTTGCAAATAGCGGTAGGTATGGGTGCGGATGTTTGTATCTTTGATCGGGATATTGAGCGCTTAAGGCAGATTGATATGTTCTACGGTAATCGAGTCAGAACTTTTTACTCAGATAGCTTGCTAATTGAGCAAGAAGTTTGCGAGGCTGATGTGGTGATTGGTGCGGTTTTACTTCCAGGTGGCTCTGCACCAAAGCTAGTAACTCATGACATGATTCGAAAAATGAAGCCAGGTTCAGTGGTGGTGGATGTTGCCATTGATCAAGGTGGCTGCTTTGAAACTTCTAAGCCAACAACCCATGCAGACCCTACCTTTTTAGTGGATGGGGTTTTACATTATTGTGTCGCCAATATGCCTGGAGCGGTAGCACGGACATCAACATTTGCCTTAACGAATGCGACCTATCCTTTTGTAGAGGCATTAGCAAATCGTGGGGTGATGAAGGCACTATCGATTGACCATCATTTGCGTAATGGTCTGAGTGTTCATAAAGGGGTATTGACCTCAAAGCCAGTTGCAATGGCGCAAGGATTGGACTTCGCATTGGCAGAGGAGCTTTTAGTTGCTTAG